One Halalkalicoccus sp. NIPERK01 genomic region harbors:
- a CDS encoding CDGSH iron-sulfur domain-containing protein, producing MEEDVHRYAGEEVDVTYDVNRCIHVKACVEGLSEVFDPEERPWIQPDNADSEEVASVVFDCPTGALHVETDGVDEPIPEVNRIGVVPDGPLYLHGKIEIETPEGEPLLSDTRVALCRCGASGNKPLCDDSHAEIDFADDGTIDDGEAVTDEDAPNDTLRLTPVPSGPCTVSGSFEIEGADGESHTGTETALCRCGSSSSKPFCDGTHSEVGFTGEDTGEVNRTGEERL from the coding sequence ATGGAAGAGGACGTCCACCGATACGCCGGCGAGGAGGTCGACGTGACCTACGACGTGAACCGCTGTATCCACGTCAAGGCGTGCGTCGAGGGGCTCTCCGAGGTGTTCGACCCCGAGGAGCGCCCGTGGATCCAGCCCGACAACGCCGATTCCGAGGAGGTGGCGTCGGTGGTCTTCGACTGTCCGACCGGCGCGTTGCACGTCGAAACCGACGGCGTCGACGAGCCGATCCCGGAAGTAAACCGCATCGGCGTCGTTCCCGACGGCCCGCTCTACCTCCACGGGAAGATCGAGATCGAAACCCCCGAGGGCGAGCCCCTGCTTTCGGACACGCGGGTCGCGCTGTGTCGGTGCGGGGCCTCCGGAAACAAGCCGCTCTGTGACGACAGCCACGCGGAGATCGACTTCGCGGACGATGGCACGATCGACGACGGAGAGGCGGTGACCGACGAGGACGCGCCGAACGACACCCTCCGCCTGACGCCGGTCCCCTCGGGCCCGTGTACGGTCAGCGGGTCGTTCGAGATCGAGGGTGCCGACGGGGAGAGCCACACCGGCACCGAGACCGCGCTGTGTCGGTGCGGGTCCTCTAGCTCGAAGCCCTTCTGTGACGGCACCCACAGCGAGGTCGGTTTCACCGGCGAGGACACTGGCGAAGTGAACCGAACCGGCGAGGAGCGCCTCTGA
- a CDS encoding Gfo/Idh/MocA family protein encodes MAVDTAVIGAGEVSDSHLSALKGNPRTNLVGVCDIDEGRARTAAEKYDTDPYFDLDDLLESVDLDWVHVCTSVQTHLPLAEKAIRAGVPVLVEKPTTETVAELDELAALSEEHGVPVSPVHQHLFDPAMRDARERIRSGEIGAVRGVDLVYTGHTRPDEANRGTWVFDLPGGEFEEGLPHPLYLTLGAGGYPRSEDDISAQTSLYDDYGGRFDYDSAQVQYATEEGALCSATMLAGGAPKRMIHVHGEDASLIVDMILQVVHQVEGEYKDSTVGKVKQSLKYAGGQLAGLAKNAALVAHANYSDEWEPKTRIDPHKYQIDRTAYALQHDLAMPVPLSEARWTIRLMEALREAAEQPAPIAMTE; translated from the coding sequence ATGGCCGTCGACACAGCGGTGATCGGTGCGGGCGAAGTCTCGGACAGCCACCTCTCGGCGTTGAAGGGCAACCCCCGGACGAACCTCGTCGGGGTCTGTGACATCGACGAGGGACGGGCGAGGACCGCCGCGGAGAAGTACGACACGGACCCGTATTTCGACCTCGATGACCTCCTCGAATCGGTCGATCTCGACTGGGTCCACGTCTGTACGTCGGTCCAGACCCACCTCCCGCTCGCGGAGAAGGCGATCCGTGCCGGCGTTCCGGTGCTGGTCGAGAAACCGACCACCGAGACGGTCGCGGAACTCGACGAACTCGCGGCGCTCTCCGAGGAACACGGCGTCCCCGTCTCGCCGGTCCACCAGCACCTGTTCGACCCCGCGATGCGCGACGCCCGCGAGCGGATCCGGTCGGGCGAGATCGGCGCGGTCCGCGGCGTCGACCTCGTCTACACGGGCCACACCCGGCCCGATGAGGCGAACAGGGGGACGTGGGTGTTCGACCTCCCCGGTGGCGAGTTCGAGGAGGGGCTTCCCCACCCGCTGTACCTCACGCTCGGGGCCGGGGGCTACCCCCGCAGCGAGGACGACATCAGCGCGCAGACGAGCCTCTACGACGACTACGGGGGCCGATTCGACTACGACTCGGCGCAGGTCCAGTACGCCACCGAGGAGGGCGCGCTCTGTAGCGCGACGATGCTCGCCGGCGGCGCACCCAAGCGGATGATCCACGTCCACGGCGAGGACGCCTCGCTGATCGTCGACATGATCCTGCAGGTCGTCCACCAGGTCGAGGGCGAGTACAAGGACTCGACGGTCGGGAAGGTCAAACAGAGCCTGAAGTACGCCGGCGGCCAACTGGCGGGCCTCGCGAAGAACGCCGCGCTCGTCGCCCACGCGAACTACAGCGACGAGTGGGAGCCGAAAACGAGGATCGACCCCCACAAGTACCAGATCGACCGCACGGCCTACGCCCTCCAGCACGACCTCGCGATGCCCGTCCCCCTCTCGGAGGCCCGGTGGACCATCCGGCTGATGGAGGCGCTTCGCGAGGCCGCAGAGCAGCCCGCCCCGATCGCGATGACCGAATAA
- a CDS encoding antibiotic ABC transporter permease translates to MLQEGTLERSRGRSTDLGSQLLEETLRYSRVRDYRGWDYCDGMSSLVLRGIPVENKWLNLAVQETVKRAPVNIRPYLLVEQRRNYKGTALFAMANRNAARLFDEERYEAEAIDLLDWLIDNRLEGYSGFCGGHRHYIQHLDRVGRPEDPDVVSTSYAVQALLSAADLDERYPEAVRTTPEWVRNELEYTTREDGTARMKYVPTHGDDYYTLNAVALGARTLTDLGDHFGDDELLEMARRLFDYVVSCQAEIGGWMYRDPPESSHLSMDGHHNGFIIECLLRYAAATGSERYRESIDRSSEFYREVLFNEDGSPNWDETRTYPQDIHAVSQGILVFTALDDLEFAGRIIDWALGNLYAGGGRFYYRKQRFYTRRITLMRWCQAWMAYAISSYLLKREVPDSTPVCGL, encoded by the coding sequence ATGCTACAGGAAGGGACGTTGGAGCGTTCGCGCGGTCGGTCGACCGATCTCGGTTCGCAGTTGCTCGAGGAGACGCTCCGGTACTCGCGGGTCCGTGACTACCGGGGCTGGGACTACTGTGACGGGATGAGCAGTCTCGTCCTCCGTGGGATCCCCGTCGAGAACAAGTGGCTCAACCTCGCGGTCCAGGAGACGGTGAAGCGCGCGCCCGTGAACATCCGGCCGTACCTGCTGGTCGAACAGCGCCGTAACTACAAGGGGACGGCGCTGTTCGCGATGGCGAACCGCAACGCCGCCCGCCTGTTCGACGAGGAACGCTACGAGGCCGAGGCTATCGACCTGCTGGACTGGCTGATCGACAACCGGCTCGAGGGCTACAGCGGGTTTTGCGGCGGACACCGCCACTACATCCAGCACCTGGATCGGGTCGGCCGCCCCGAGGACCCCGACGTCGTCTCGACGAGCTACGCGGTCCAGGCGCTGCTCTCGGCGGCGGATCTCGACGAGCGGTACCCCGAGGCGGTGCGGACGACCCCCGAGTGGGTCCGAAACGAACTCGAATACACCACGCGCGAGGACGGCACCGCCCGCATGAAGTACGTCCCGACCCACGGCGACGACTACTACACGCTCAACGCGGTGGCGCTCGGCGCGCGGACGCTCACCGACCTGGGCGATCACTTCGGGGACGACGAGCTACTGGAGATGGCGCGGCGACTGTTCGACTACGTCGTGAGCTGTCAGGCGGAGATCGGCGGCTGGATGTACCGCGACCCGCCCGAGAGCTCGCACCTCTCGATGGACGGCCACCACAACGGGTTCATCATCGAGTGTCTGCTCCGGTACGCGGCGGCGACCGGGTCCGAGCGGTACCGGGAGTCGATCGACCGCTCGAGCGAGTTCTACCGCGAGGTCCTGTTCAACGAGGACGGCTCGCCCAACTGGGACGAGACCCGGACGTACCCACAGGACATCCACGCCGTCTCGCAGGGGATCCTCGTGTTCACCGCGCTCGACGACCTCGAGTTCGCCGGGCGGATCATCGACTGGGCGCTCGGAAACCTCTACGCCGGGGGCGGGCGCTTTTACTACCGGAAACAGCGCTTTTACACCCGGCGGATCACGCTGATGCGCTGGTGTCAGGCGTGGATGGCCTACGCCATCTCGTCGTACCTCCTGAAGCGCGAGGTCCCCGACAGTACGCCCGTCTGCGGGCTATGA
- a CDS encoding polysaccharide deacetylase family protein produces MGTVVLSIDAELAWGFHDRPDPPRERIAAARPGWSRLLSILEEFSIPATWAIVGHLFLEECDGTHAEHPGSPDWFARDPGGSAGEHDDWFGPDLVRAVRDADVDHEIACHGFSHVEFGNRETSRETAVAEVEASIEAAASMGVELRSFVFPRNRVGHRDVLAAYGFRSYRGVRPDQWFDAVPMRRTGKLLDAAVVRSAPPLVSPTVDEYGLVNLPASLDLFGFEGIARSLLEPTVGDPVVRQAKAGIDRALESEGVCHLWLHPNNLLAERDSDRLRTVLSHLAARRERSSLAVETMRTVSERVDLPDAYRAVQ; encoded by the coding sequence ATGGGAACAGTCGTCCTGTCGATCGACGCCGAGCTAGCCTGGGGGTTTCACGACCGGCCGGACCCGCCACGAGAGCGGATCGCGGCCGCCAGACCGGGATGGTCACGCCTCCTCTCGATCCTCGAGGAGTTCTCGATCCCGGCGACGTGGGCGATCGTCGGCCACCTCTTTCTCGAGGAGTGCGACGGCACCCACGCCGAGCATCCCGGTTCGCCCGACTGGTTCGCCCGCGACCCCGGCGGGAGCGCGGGCGAGCACGACGACTGGTTCGGTCCCGACCTCGTCCGGGCGGTCCGGGACGCCGACGTGGACCACGAGATCGCCTGTCACGGCTTTTCGCACGTCGAGTTTGGGAATCGAGAGACGAGCCGCGAGACGGCGGTCGCGGAGGTCGAAGCCAGCATCGAGGCGGCCGCCTCGATGGGCGTCGAGCTTCGCTCGTTCGTCTTTCCGCGCAACAGGGTCGGCCACCGCGACGTCCTCGCCGCCTACGGGTTTCGGAGCTATCGGGGGGTCCGACCCGACCAGTGGTTCGACGCGGTTCCGATGCGTCGGACGGGTAAACTCCTCGACGCGGCGGTCGTCCGCAGCGCGCCGCCGCTGGTCTCCCCGACCGTCGACGAGTACGGCCTCGTGAACCTGCCCGCGTCGCTCGACCTGTTCGGGTTCGAGGGGATCGCGCGCTCGCTCCTCGAACCGACGGTCGGCGACCCCGTCGTTCGACAGGCGAAGGCGGGGATCGACCGCGCCCTCGAGTCCGAGGGCGTGTGTCACCTCTGGCTCCACCCGAACAACCTGCTGGCAGAACGCGACTCCGACCGGTTGCGGACGGTCCTGTCGCACCTCGCGGCGCGCCGCGAGCGTTCGTCGCTCGCGGTCGAGACCATGCGGACGGTGAGCGAGCGCGTCGACCTGCCGGACGCGTATCGGGCAGTGCAGTGA
- a CDS encoding glycosyltransferase family 2 protein, which yields MYKGKKIGVVVPAYEEEGFVGGVIETVPSFVDRVYVIDDGSTDGTWREIREAARRENDAHTRAMTSGGTAVFERPVVPLRNEKNRGVGGSIKHGYARALQDDIDVVAVMNGDGQMDPAILDRIVDPVVEGRADFAKGNRLLFREFREGMSRWRFFGNSILTLLTKVASGYWKTMDPQNGYTAISAETLETIEYERLYEDYGFCNDMLIALNVRGMRVADVAMPARYGDERSTIVYSRFVPRLSKLLAHRFLWRLKVKYLVFDFHPFVLLYGLGALASALGLAALAQSARSARRDGAFDRLLASLSLFFGGAAMLVAAMTVDMRENEHLEEQIHE from the coding sequence ATGTACAAGGGAAAGAAGATCGGCGTGGTGGTTCCGGCCTACGAGGAGGAGGGGTTCGTCGGCGGGGTGATCGAGACGGTGCCGTCGTTCGTCGACCGGGTGTACGTCATCGACGACGGCTCGACCGACGGCACCTGGCGGGAGATCCGCGAGGCGGCCCGCCGGGAGAACGACGCCCACACCCGGGCGATGACCAGCGGCGGGACGGCCGTCTTCGAGCGGCCGGTCGTCCCGCTGCGAAACGAGAAGAACCGCGGCGTCGGCGGGAGCATCAAACACGGCTACGCCCGCGCGCTCCAGGACGACATCGACGTGGTGGCGGTGATGAACGGCGACGGGCAGATGGACCCGGCGATCCTCGACCGGATCGTCGACCCGGTCGTCGAGGGGCGCGCGGACTTCGCGAAGGGGAATCGCCTCCTCTTTCGGGAGTTCCGCGAGGGGATGTCGCGCTGGCGATTCTTCGGCAACTCGATCCTCACGCTGCTGACGAAGGTCGCCAGCGGCTACTGGAAGACGATGGACCCCCAGAACGGCTACACCGCCATCTCCGCGGAGACGCTCGAGACCATCGAGTACGAGCGCCTCTACGAGGACTACGGCTTCTGTAACGACATGCTGATCGCGCTCAACGTCCGGGGGATGCGCGTCGCGGACGTGGCGATGCCGGCGCGCTACGGCGACGAGCGGAGCACGATCGTCTACTCGCGGTTCGTTCCGCGCCTCTCGAAGCTCCTCGCCCATCGCTTCCTCTGGCGGCTCAAGGTCAAGTACCTCGTCTTCGACTTCCACCCGTTCGTCCTCCTGTACGGGTTGGGGGCGCTCGCGAGCGCGCTCGGCCTCGCGGCGCTCGCCCAGTCGGCCCGGAGCGCCCGACGCGACGGGGCGTTCGACCGCCTGCTCGCGTCGCTGTCGTTGTTCTTCGGCGGCGCGGCGATGCTCGTCGCCGCGATGACCGTCGACATGCGCGAGAACGAGCACCTCGAGGAACAGATCCACGAATGA
- a CDS encoding polysaccharide deacetylase family protein, whose protein sequence is MTDPGEFAVCLTHDVDRPYKTYQWLHDAITERDPSHVGRALAGENPYWKFEELMGLEERLGVRSAFYFLNEPSLFEKPPRQWAGPSRWLEHLGRYDVTAPEIREVIRRLDRGGWEVGLHGSYDSARDEERLRHEKGVLEGVLGHPIRGVRQHHLRLDPPETWRIHAAMGLSYDTSLGSSTTCGFSHGYRPIRPFDDDFLVFPLTIMEVGLPADTDEAWDECEYLLEEARENDAVMTVLWHPRYFDDREFPGYRELYERLVERAIEMGAWVGPPGEYYDRLRADTAAP, encoded by the coding sequence ATGACTGACCCGGGGGAGTTCGCGGTCTGTCTCACCCACGACGTGGACCGGCCGTACAAGACCTACCAGTGGCTCCACGACGCGATCACGGAGCGCGACCCCTCCCACGTAGGACGCGCGCTCGCCGGGGAGAACCCCTACTGGAAGTTCGAGGAGCTGATGGGCCTCGAGGAACGTCTGGGCGTTCGCTCGGCGTTTTACTTCCTGAACGAGCCCTCGCTGTTCGAAAAGCCCCCGCGTCAGTGGGCCGGCCCGAGTCGGTGGCTCGAACACCTCGGGCGCTACGACGTCACGGCTCCCGAAATTCGGGAGGTGATCCGCCGGCTCGATCGGGGGGGCTGGGAGGTCGGCCTCCACGGCTCGTACGACTCCGCACGCGACGAGGAGCGTCTGCGCCACGAGAAGGGCGTGTTGGAGGGCGTGCTGGGCCACCCGATTCGAGGGGTGCGCCAGCACCACCTCCGGCTCGACCCCCCCGAGACGTGGCGGATCCACGCGGCGATGGGCCTCTCCTACGACACGAGTCTGGGATCGAGCACCACCTGCGGGTTCTCACACGGGTACCGCCCGATCCGGCCGTTCGACGACGACTTTCTGGTCTTCCCGCTGACGATCATGGAGGTCGGCCTGCCCGCGGACACGGACGAGGCGTGGGACGAGTGCGAATACCTCCTCGAGGAGGCCCGCGAGAACGACGCCGTGATGACCGTCCTCTGGCACCCGCGGTACTTCGACGACCGGGAGTTCCCCGGCTACCGGGAGCTCTACGAACGACTGGTCGAGCGCGCCATAGAGATGGGCGCGTGGGTGGGCCCGCCGGGTGAATACTACGACCGGTTGCGAGCCGACACGGCCGCGCCGTAG
- a CDS encoding flippase: MSVSQKIIGGLKAQLVSEGVRVVANGLVIVLLAREFLSPEEYGLLFLAISVFGVALLFSQFGIAKSAARYVAEYREKDPGQVPHIVRTSLLYLVVSILLVGGTITLFHDRIAALIGEPALASLLVFGLGYIAFETLRTYLSHVLQGFNRIALSAAVGIVGNVGLITFILLFLALGGGAVGALLGYIVGYGLACAAGLVIVFRLVGGYERASEVGHDLPRRILEYSVPLTATGGANVLYKQADTILIGVFLTPVAVGYYTLAKQIADFVIAPASSLGFTVAPTYGEHKASGDSASAARIYETTFEYVVLLYIPAAAGLVIVAEPTIRFVFGADYLGAVPVMQVLSGFVVLQAIDKITNDGLDFLGRARARAISKGSTAVLNFLLNLLLIPWIGVVGAAISTVFGFTIMVLFNVYIIHRELGLSIPRLARSVGLVCLVTAGMCGVVLFFLPYITNVFWLFAIVGLGGLVWLTLSALCGLLDVREAVSALR; the protein is encoded by the coding sequence ATGTCAGTATCACAGAAGATCATCGGCGGCTTGAAAGCGCAGCTCGTCTCCGAGGGCGTCCGCGTCGTCGCGAACGGGCTGGTCATCGTCCTGCTCGCCCGGGAGTTCCTCAGCCCCGAGGAGTACGGCCTGCTCTTTCTCGCCATCTCGGTGTTCGGGGTCGCGCTGCTGTTCAGCCAGTTCGGCATCGCCAAATCCGCCGCTCGCTACGTCGCCGAGTACCGCGAGAAGGATCCCGGACAAGTGCCCCACATCGTCCGCACCTCGCTTCTGTACCTCGTCGTCTCGATCCTGCTCGTGGGCGGGACGATCACGCTGTTTCACGATCGGATCGCCGCCCTCATCGGCGAGCCCGCGCTCGCATCCCTGCTGGTGTTCGGACTCGGCTACATCGCCTTCGAGACGCTGCGGACGTACCTCTCGCACGTCCTGCAGGGGTTCAACCGCATCGCGCTGAGCGCGGCCGTCGGCATCGTGGGCAACGTGGGCCTCATCACGTTCATCCTGCTGTTTCTCGCCCTCGGCGGCGGAGCCGTCGGCGCGTTGCTCGGCTACATCGTCGGCTACGGGCTGGCGTGTGCGGCGGGACTCGTGATCGTCTTCCGGCTCGTCGGCGGCTACGAGCGCGCGAGCGAGGTCGGCCACGACCTCCCGCGGCGCATCCTCGAGTACAGCGTCCCCCTCACGGCCACGGGCGGGGCGAACGTCCTCTACAAGCAGGCGGATACGATCCTGATCGGCGTCTTCCTCACGCCGGTCGCCGTGGGCTACTACACGCTCGCGAAACAGATCGCGGACTTCGTCATCGCGCCCGCGAGTTCGCTCGGCTTCACCGTCGCGCCGACCTACGGCGAGCACAAGGCGAGCGGCGATTCCGCGTCGGCCGCGCGCATCTACGAGACCACCTTCGAGTACGTCGTTCTCCTGTACATTCCCGCGGCCGCGGGCCTCGTCATCGTCGCCGAGCCGACGATCCGCTTCGTCTTCGGGGCCGACTACCTGGGCGCGGTCCCGGTCATGCAGGTCCTGAGCGGCTTCGTCGTCCTCCAGGCGATCGACAAGATCACCAACGACGGGCTGGACTTCCTCGGACGGGCGCGGGCGCGCGCGATCTCGAAGGGCTCGACGGCCGTTCTCAACTTCCTGCTCAACCTGCTCCTGATCCCGTGGATCGGCGTGGTCGGGGCGGCGATCTCGACCGTCTTCGGTTTCACGATCATGGTGCTGTTCAACGTCTACATCATCCACCGCGAACTCGGCCTCTCGATCCCCCGACTGGCGAGAAGCGTCGGCCTCGTCTGTCTCGTCACCGCCGGGATGTGCGGGGTCGTCCTATTCTTCCTGCCGTACATCACGAACGTCTTCTGGCTGTTCGCCATCGTCGGCCTCGGCGGGCTCGTCTGGCTGACCCTGTCGGCGCTCTGTGGCCTGCTCGACGTCCGGGAGGCGGTCTCGGCGCTGCGCTAG
- a CDS encoding glycosyl hydrolase, with the protein MTRVKLEGISDGRIDATANGTLLREGSEGRGKFDRVGRIPNPAAGTERLRHGLVSSEPWKPLLERVVGAFSAGNVWRLSETALLSTTGRWLLASHDGGRSWSVRRTLPDSSGPKGVLPTAVCRHAGEVYLGEYPLDHGTVPKLLRSRDDGWTWEIVGEFPGVRHLHSVRSDPYTDDLWITTGDRDEACRIGRFREGVFEVVGGGSQRWRAVELAFTPTHVLWGMDSVYSPENHVLRLDRTEVGRSNPEPETVHTLGESVFYSAALDVDDERWVVLSTSVEPGSDSTAPPGSPRNDASGRARVVAASSASNFAEWHELAAYRRRRTLGEFWNPCGVFPRSSAYVHLAADPERGVVLNPYNTASADGSLVVIPPSRFAALSAATTDPVVGE; encoded by the coding sequence ATGACCCGCGTCAAACTCGAGGGGATCTCCGACGGACGGATCGACGCCACCGCGAACGGGACGCTCCTGCGGGAGGGCTCGGAGGGGCGTGGGAAATTCGATCGAGTCGGTCGAATCCCGAACCCGGCGGCCGGAACGGAGCGCCTCCGACACGGACTCGTGAGCAGCGAGCCGTGGAAGCCGCTGCTCGAACGGGTCGTCGGGGCCTTTTCGGCCGGAAACGTCTGGCGGCTCTCGGAGACGGCACTGCTCTCGACGACCGGGCGGTGGCTGCTGGCCTCGCACGATGGAGGAAGGTCGTGGTCGGTTCGCCGAACGCTTCCCGACTCCTCGGGGCCGAAGGGCGTCCTCCCGACGGCCGTGTGTCGCCACGCGGGTGAGGTCTACCTCGGGGAGTACCCCCTCGATCACGGGACGGTTCCAAAACTACTTCGCTCGCGGGACGACGGCTGGACGTGGGAGATAGTAGGAGAATTTCCCGGCGTGCGCCACCTCCATTCCGTCCGGTCCGACCCCTACACCGACGACCTCTGGATCACGACCGGCGACCGCGACGAGGCGTGTCGAATCGGCCGCTTTCGCGAGGGGGTCTTCGAGGTCGTGGGCGGCGGCAGCCAGCGCTGGCGCGCGGTCGAACTGGCCTTCACTCCTACCCACGTCCTCTGGGGGATGGACAGCGTCTACTCGCCCGAGAACCACGTTCTGAGGCTCGATAGAACCGAGGTCGGGAGGTCGAACCCGGAGCCCGAAACTGTCCACACGCTCGGCGAGTCGGTGTTCTACAGCGCGGCGCTCGACGTCGACGACGAGCGCTGGGTCGTCCTCTCGACGAGCGTCGAACCGGGGAGCGACTCGACGGCTCCACCGGGGAGTCCGAGAAACGACGCCTCGGGACGCGCGCGGGTCGTCGCCGCGTCATCGGCGTCGAACTTTGCCGAGTGGCACGAACTCGCCGCCTACCGCCGTCGCCGGACCCTCGGCGAGTTCTGGAATCCCTGTGGTGTCTTCCCCCGGTCGAGCGCGTACGTCCACCTCGCGGCCGACCCCGAGCGCGGCGTGGTGCTGAACCCGTACAACACGGCCAGTGCGGACGGCTCGCTGGTCGTGATTCCGCCCTCGCGGTTCGCCGCGCTGTCGGCGGCGACGACCGACCCCGTCGTCGGCGAGTGA
- a CDS encoding GNAT family N-acetyltransferase, whose product MARAAEAGGRADRYAFRLFEPSDQEAFVSLYDETFGDGSEEWFEWKYTENPAAGYVPIVVATHDGELVGARPCVPFRMRVGDRTVEAVRFGDTMVHPDHRRRGLFTRMSQRTIEYYAALDTAFGFNHPNENSLPGYRTMGGRVVGRFPVAYRVQNPAALAGGRLDGPAALGVSAATPLARAYLDGRARLSPSPDSGTAVTRHASTPAETLAALSEAGPPEGIHAERTAEFYEWRFRNPQWRYRTYVAHDEGPVAGIVTGTRRVGDATVTTLAEAVPMAGNGARREAFSTLVDRIVEDAADADLLAYTGRAIPGGVLAAAGFHRDDRPPLSWLARPNLLVAHELGGEAYHEWKVAGVNLLDPSNWSLSFCEQDAR is encoded by the coding sequence ATGGCCCGAGCAGCCGAGGCGGGAGGACGGGCGGACCGATACGCGTTCCGCCTCTTCGAGCCGTCCGACCAGGAGGCGTTCGTCTCGCTGTACGACGAGACGTTCGGCGACGGCAGCGAGGAGTGGTTCGAGTGGAAGTACACGGAGAACCCCGCGGCGGGTTACGTCCCGATCGTCGTCGCCACGCACGACGGCGAACTGGTCGGGGCGCGCCCGTGCGTCCCGTTCCGGATGCGCGTCGGCGACCGGACCGTCGAGGCGGTCCGGTTCGGCGATACGATGGTCCACCCGGACCACCGCCGCCGGGGGCTGTTCACGCGGATGTCCCAACGGACGATCGAGTACTACGCCGCGCTCGATACGGCCTTCGGGTTCAACCACCCCAACGAGAACTCGCTTCCGGGGTACCGGACGATGGGCGGACGCGTCGTCGGGCGGTTCCCGGTCGCCTACCGCGTCCAGAACCCCGCCGCCCTCGCCGGCGGACGGCTCGACGGCCCGGCCGCACTGGGCGTCTCGGCGGCGACGCCGCTGGCGCGGGCGTACCTCGACGGTCGCGCTCGCCTCTCGCCGTCCCCCGACTCGGGGACCGCCGTCACCCGCCACGCGTCGACGCCCGCCGAGACGCTCGCCGCGCTCTCCGAGGCCGGGCCGCCCGAGGGGATCCACGCCGAGCGGACCGCCGAGTTCTACGAGTGGCGGTTTCGGAACCCCCAGTGGCGCTACCGGACCTACGTCGCACACGACGAGGGGCCGGTCGCCGGCATCGTCACCGGCACGCGACGTGTCGGCGACGCGACGGTCACGACGCTCGCGGAGGCCGTCCCGATGGCCGGAAACGGGGCGCGTCGGGAGGCGTTCTCGACGCTGGTGGACCGGATCGTCGAGGACGCGGCCGACGCCGACCTGCTCGCGTACACCGGTCGGGCGATCCCCGGGGGCGTCCTCGCGGCCGCCGGTTTCCACCGCGACGATCGGCCGCCGCTGTCGTGGCTGGCGCGTCCGAACCTGCTGGTCGCCCACGAACTCGGCGGCGAGGCGTACCACGAGTGGAAGGTGGCGGGGGTGAACCTGCTGGATCCCTCGAACTGGTCGCTCTCGTTCTGCGAACAGGACGCCCGCTAG
- the wecB gene encoding non-hydrolyzing UDP-N-acetylglucosamine 2-epimerase encodes MKVLNVIGTRPQYIKLFPVCRELKGNGYENVIVDTGQHYDETLSGVFLEELDIPGVDYDLDVRSGSHGEQTGRMLAEIEDIVEAESPDAVIVYGDTNSTLAAAIATAKLPPRLTHVESGTRSYNRSMPEELNRVMTDHISDVLYAPTEQAVENLAHEGITDGVVLTGDVMYDAIRWAREYVADRPDRGVLADLPVESGGFVLATVHRPRNTDDGERLRRILAALDEHPLPVVFPAHPRVRKRMAELGLDAELGEDFHLIEPVGYLDFVRLLDGAERVATDSGGAQKEAFMLETPCVTLREETEWDETVECGWNRLVGADPDLIREALRENGERPPQPDPFGDGRAAERIVAALDDD; translated from the coding sequence ATGAAAGTACTCAACGTCATCGGAACGCGGCCACAGTACATCAAACTCTTTCCCGTCTGTCGGGAGCTCAAGGGGAACGGCTACGAGAACGTCATCGTCGACACCGGCCAGCACTACGACGAGACGCTCTCGGGCGTGTTCCTCGAGGAACTCGACATCCCCGGCGTCGACTACGACCTCGACGTTCGCTCGGGATCGCACGGCGAGCAGACGGGGCGAATGCTCGCCGAGATCGAGGACATCGTCGAGGCCGAATCGCCCGACGCCGTGATCGTCTACGGCGATACGAACTCGACGCTCGCGGCGGCGATCGCCACCGCGAAGCTCCCGCCACGGCTCACGCACGTCGAGTCCGGAACTCGAAGCTACAACCGGTCGATGCCCGAGGAGCTCAACCGGGTGATGACGGATCACATCTCGGACGTGCTCTACGCCCCGACCGAACAGGCCGTCGAGAACCTCGCGCACGAGGGGATCACCGACGGCGTCGTGCTGACCGGCGACGTGATGTACGACGCGATCCGGTGGGCCCGCGAGTACGTCGCCGATCGCCCGGATCGGGGCGTCCTCGCGGACCTTCCCGTAGAGTCCGGCGGGTTCGTCCTCGCGACGGTCCACCGACCCCGGAACACCGACGACGGCGAGCGCCTCCGGCGAATCCTCGCGGCCCTCGACGAACACCCGCTTCCGGTCGTCTTTCCGGCCCACCCGCGGGTCCGAAAGCGGATGGCCGAACTGGGTCTCGACGCCGAGTTGGGCGAGGACTTCCACCTCATCGAACCCGTCGGCTACCTCGATTTCGTCCGCCTGCTCGACGGGGCCGAACGGGTCGCGACGGACTCGGGGGGCGCCCAGAAGGAGGCGTTCATGCTCGAGACGCCGTGTGTCACCCTGCGCGAGGAGACCGAGTGGGACGAGACCGTCGAGTGTGGCTGGAACCGACTGGTCGGCGCGGACCCCGACCTGATCCGCGAGGCGCTCAGGGAGAACGGCGAGCGCCCGCCCCAGCCCGACCCCTTCGGCGACGGCCGGGCCGCGGAACGCATCGTCGCCGCCCTCGACGATGACTGA